The following coding sequences are from one Paenibacillus sp. FSL R5-0912 window:
- a CDS encoding aldo/keto reductase, whose product MNQTVQAVNGVNIPQLGFGLYKIKNGEAFERTVENAIRSGYRHFDTAKIYGNEAALGRVILHSGIDREEFFITSKAWTTDLGYHATRKAFEQTCRKLNVTYLDMYLIHFAGPHYAAAWKAMEELYDEGRIKVIGVANFGIRHLEQLKKNARIMPMVNQIETHPEFQQNELYDYMVQNRILHEAWGPLGQGSKVLLEHPELTAIARSHRKSVAQVILRWHLERGSIVIPKSSNPQRIQENSEIYDFALNREERDRIRRLDKGKRYSVNPAGLMVNPVYVTFMKLFIPR is encoded by the coding sequence AAGAATGGGGAAGCCTTTGAGCGGACGGTAGAGAATGCTATCCGGAGCGGGTACCGCCATTTCGATACAGCGAAAATTTACGGCAATGAAGCGGCACTGGGCCGGGTCATCCTGCACAGTGGCATTGACCGTGAGGAGTTCTTCATTACCTCCAAAGCCTGGACGACGGATCTTGGGTATCATGCGACGAGAAAGGCGTTCGAGCAGACTTGCCGGAAGCTGAACGTAACGTATCTCGATATGTATCTGATCCATTTCGCCGGTCCTCATTATGCAGCAGCCTGGAAGGCGATGGAGGAGCTGTACGATGAAGGAAGAATCAAAGTCATAGGTGTTGCCAATTTCGGGATACGGCATCTGGAGCAGCTCAAGAAGAACGCCCGGATCATGCCGATGGTGAATCAGATCGAAACTCATCCTGAATTCCAACAGAACGAATTGTATGACTATATGGTTCAGAACCGGATTCTTCATGAGGCGTGGGGGCCGCTAGGGCAGGGAAGCAAGGTGCTGCTGGAGCATCCTGAGCTGACAGCCATCGCCCGCTCTCACCGCAAGTCGGTTGCGCAGGTCATTTTGCGCTGGCATCTGGAGCGCGGGAGTATTGTGATCCCTAAGTCGTCAAATCCGCAGAGGATCCAAGAGAATAGCGAAATTTACGACTTTGCACTGAACCGGGAGGAAAGGGATCGGATCCGGCGGTTGGACAAGGGGAAGAGATATTCCGTAAACCCGGCAGGTCTTATGGTTAATCCTGTGTATGTGACATTCATGAAGCTATTCATTCCGAGGTGA